The sequence below is a genomic window from Methylotuvimicrobium alcaliphilum 20Z.
CGGATCGCTAGCCGGTGCCATACCGACAAAAATCGATAAATATTTTTTTTCTTTATAACCGCCTTCGCCGGCTTTTTTAGCCGTTCCAGTTTTGCCGGCGACTCGATAGCCATCGACCCTAGCCTGATAGGCAGTGCCGTCTTTCAACACGACTTGTTCCAGCATGGTTCTAATCGACTGGGCCGTTTTCTCGGAAAACACGCGTTTGGCTTCGGGGTCACGATCGCGTTTCAATAAACTAACCGAATGCAGCACGCCGTTATCGGCCAAAGCCGTATAAGCCCTTGCCAGTTGAAGCACCGAAGCATTCATACCGTAGCCGAACGATAAGGTCGCCTGCGCGAATTGATTCCAGCGTTGGTAATCCAGCACGCTACCACTTGCTTCCCCTGGAAAACCGATACCCGCCGCGTTGCCGAATCCTAATTGATTGTAAATGCCCCAAAAATAGTCCGGAGGCATCTCCAGTGCGACAATGCTGGTTGCAACATTGCTTGATTTTTTCAAGACATGCGTTAAATCGAGCGTGCCGTAGTTATGCACGTCCCTGACAACATTTCTGCCAATTCGGTATATTCCATTCGTTTCGATTTTTAAGTCAGGCTTGATGTAACCGCCGTCGAGCGCCGCAGCGATAACAAAGGGCTTGACCGTCGACCCCGGTTCGAAAACATCGGTAATCGCTCGATTCCTAAAAGCACTGCCCTTGAGATGCGTTCGGGTATTTGGATTGAACGCAGGATGGTTAGCATCGGCCAGCACCTCACCGGTTTTTGCGTCTAAGACAACCAATGCCGCTGCTTTCGCTCGGTGTTCTAGCACTGCCGACTGCAATTCTCGATAAGCCAAATATTGAATGCGCTCGTCGATACTTAATTGTACATTCCGCCCATCGATCGGTGCGGAGATCGCCTCGACATCACCGATAATTTGCCTTTTGCCGTCGCGAATAACCCGCTTGCTCCCGGCCGTCCCTCTCAGTACTGAGTCATAGGCAAGCTCAATACCTTCTTGGCCGACATCGTCAACATTCGTAAACCCGACCAAATGAGCCGATACCGGACCCGCCGGATAATAGCGTTTAAATTCCCGCTCGAAATAAACACCTGGGACATCTAATGCTTTTACTTGCGCAGCCAAATGCGGATTGATGCGCCGTTTGACATAAACAAAACGCCGCTTAGTACCTGGCACGATCAAGTTGTTAATTTTCCTATCAGGCAAATCGAGAAGCTTTTCCATTTGTCTGATATCAGCCTGTTCGGCACCCGCGAGTTCTTGCGGATTGACCCAAATCGATTGAACCGGGGTGCTAATCGCCAATGGCTCTCCGTTTCGGTCCAGTATCATGCCTCGATAAGCAGACACCGATACCGAACTGACATGACGCATGTCGCCCTGCTGTTTGAGAAATTGCTTTCTCAATACTTGCAGATCGAAGGCCCGAACAGCCAGCAAGCCCATCGCTCCAAGCATAAAAACCAGTAACACTTTACGTCTGACGGTAAAGTCCGTTTCCGGCTTCCCCTTTTTTTTACGCGTTGAAAAACCGTGCATCTAAGGTTTTAAATAAATAATTTTGTCTCGTTCCGGCATGACCAGTTTTAGCTTATCCCGAGCAATTTGTTCGACTCGATTTTCTTCCGCTAATGTCGTCAACTCCAACTGTAATTGCCCCCACTCCACTTCGTATCGATCCAGCTCGCGTTCTTGTTGCTGTATTTCGACAAACAGCAATCGTGACTGATACTTACTGTAAATGACCCCCAGTGCGGATCCCAGTAATAACAGCAACAAACCTGCCAAGGATAAAATAGCGCTCCTGGTTTCCGTCACAACCGCTCCGCCACGCGCATGATTGCGCTTCTTGACCGTGGATTTTTCGCTACCTCGTCTACACCGGCTTTAATCGCCTTGCCGACTTTGCGCAAAATCCCCTTCTTTATCTCAGATTCCATAATCGGCAATCTGCCTGGATCGTACTTGGCACCCGACTCCGCTCGGATAAAGCGTTTGGCGATTCGATCCTCCAATGAATGAAACGAGATCACAACCAGCCGTCCTCCGGGTTTCAATACATCGACCGCCTGTTCCAAACCACTTTTCAACTCTTCGAGTTCTCGATTGACTGCAATCCGAATTGCTTGAAATGTCCGTGTTGCAGGGTGTTTATGCTTTTCTCTAACAGGCACGCTGTTTACAATTAGCTCGGCAAGTTGCCGCGTCGTCGATAGCGGTTGCTCCCGGCGTTGTTCGACAATGGCGCGAGCAATTCGACGTGCAAAACGCTCTTCGCCGAATTCGAATAACACTTGAACCAAATCACGCTCATCGACTTCGGCCAACCATTGCGCTGCAGACAAACCCGAGCGATGGTCCATACGCATATCCAAAGGGCCGTCATATAAAAAACTAAACCCCCGTTCGGGGGTATCCAATTGCGGCGACGAAACACCTAAGTCCATTAGCAGGCCATCCACCCGCCCTTGCACATGCTCCTGCTCGGCGATAGCTTGTAACGACGAAAAGCATGCATGATGCAGGCTAAAACGCTTATCGCTCGCTATTTCTCGTGCCCATTCCGACTGAATCGCATCTGCGTCCCGGTCTAAGGCGAGTAAGCGGCCGGAAGGACCTAAACGATTCAAAATCCCCCGACTGTGTCCGCCACGCCCAAACGTACAATCGATATAAATGCCATCGGTTTTAATGGCAAGAGCTTGCAACGCCTCCGAAAATAATACGGGCGAATGCTCCATTTAATAAATCTCCCGTATTAACCCAGCCTTAACAATTTGTAGTGACCATGAATTACGATATCGAATATTACCATTAAGTTTCAATTACTTGCGCCAGCCAAATGTTGCAGTCGAGTTAAAAATACAAAGATCCTAACTCTTCGAGACCTTCGGTATCGTCGCTATTCATCCATTCGGCTTCCTTGGCATTCCATGCCTCCTCATTCCATATTTCAAATTTATTCAATTGTCCAACCAACATAATCTTCTTGTCCATGCTTGCAAAAGTTCTCAGTTTCTCCGGCAATAATATACGGCCTTGCATATCCATTTCGCATTCTGTCGCGTTACCGATCAAAAACCGCTTAAGCTTGGTCAACATTTTATTTAAAGTCGGCTTCTTAAGAATGGCCTGCTCGACCTTTTCCCATTCCGGCAAGGGATAGAGCCACAAACAGCCGTTCTCGCCGACGCAATGCTCATCGACTGCAACCGTGACGATTAATTGCCGATCACAACTTTCCAACAACTCCTCCCGATATTTAGTCGGAATAGCAAAACGCCCTTTCGCGTCAAGGTTGATTGGATTGATGCCTCTTAACAAGATAAGCCCCGGCTCGCCAAAAAATTCCCTTTTTTTCCACTTTACACCACTTTTGTTCACTATAGATTTCAATCAGACCTTAGTCAAGATCGATTTGAATTTAATTATTTTCGACAAGACAATGACTTATGAAAACAGAACAAAACGCTTTGAACAGGGCACAGCCGGAAAAATAATTTATTCGTTTTATCAAAACGTTAATTAATAATGCTAAAGAAAACTATTACTTAATAACAAAGCGTCGAATCAGAACCATCTTAGGATTAAGCAAATCCAATCCGACAAATGCTGCAAAGGACTTGCTGCCACCGTAAAACTTAATCGGCAACAAAGAGCGCTGAACCCGGTTTTCAATATTAAAGACATGAAAATAGGCTTTGTCTCGCACTGAAAAGAAGAGAAAAGAAGTATTATGGACTTTGAAAATAACATAGCCGCTGCGGACTAAGACAATCTGAATCGCCGATTGTTAGAGAATTAACGGCAATCAGATTAAAGGGGGGGATGCGCCGATCTTTTCTGCAAATGCGCAAAAACTCGGTAATCGCTAATAGAAAAGAGTCGGCCTGTAAGCCGGGTTCTGTCGCGAACAGTCATTCATCTAGGCCGCAAGTCACCTTACGGCTCGAGCGATCTACCCGGGAACCGCGCGGGCCACGCGTCTGTTCCCCTATTTGATCTTGCTCCGAGTGGGGTTTACCCTGCCACGCCTGTTGCCAGCCGCGCGGTGCGCTCTTACCGCACCATTTCACCCTTACCCCTTACCTAGAATTAAGATCTAGGTAAGGGGCGGTATATTTTCTGTGGCACTTTCCGTAGACTCGCGCCTCCCAGGCATTACCTGGCACTCTGCCCAATGGAGCCCGGACTTTCCTCTCTTCTACCCTAAGGCAAAACAGCGACTGTCCGGCCGACTCTCGGCGGAAATTATACGCGAATTAAAAACATGTCGGAAAATTAATTTGCGGTGAGCGGTGAAATAATGCGACATTTAATCCATTTGTCAAGCCAAAATTTCCTCTTTCCTCTTTCCTCTTTCCTCTTTCCTCTTTCCTCTTTCCTCTTTCCTCTTTCCTCTTTCCTCTTTCCTCTTTCCTCTTTCCTCTTTCACCTTTAACCTTTAACCTTTCACCTTGCCCATCATCTCCAAAGCCGCCTGATACAGCACCTTCTTCTTAGCCCCGGTAATTTCAGCGGCTAAAGACGCGGCTGTCTTGACAGAACATTCATTTAAAAGAATCTTTAATACCGATAAATGTTCGGCACTCAATGCTTGATTATTTTTGTCGATGACGGCGCCTTCGACAATCACGACGAATTCGCCTTTGCGCATGTTTTCGTCGCTTTCAACCAATTCCAGCATCTCGTCCAAACGGCGCTTGACGATCGTTTCGTGTAATTTAGTAATTTCCCTCGCAATTACCAACTGCCTGTCGGCCTGCAAGATTTCCGACATATCCTTCAATGCATCTAAAATTCGATGACTGGACTCATAAAAAACCCAAGTCGACTCGCAATTCAACCGCTCTTTAAAAAATGTCTTACGTGATGACGAAGTCCGTGGCAAGAAACCTTCGAAAATAAACCGACTCACAGGTAAACCTGCAGCAGACAAGGCTGCAATCAAAGCGCAAGCACCCGGAATCGGTGAAACCTCGATGCCGGCATCTTTGGCCATGCGTACCAAAGGCATACCGGGATCGCTCAATAGCGGCGTACCTGCATCCGAAACCAACGCAATATCGAGACCTCCGCGAATTTTTTCGAGCAATCCGGCCGAAGCCGTTTCTTCGTTGTGCTGATGCAATGAGACTAAGCGGTTGGCAATACCGTAATGCTGTAATAGCATTCTGACATGTCGAGTATCTTCCGCGGCAATCAAATCGACTTCCTTTAAC
It includes:
- a CDS encoding peptidoglycan D,D-transpeptidase FtsI family protein is translated as MHGFSTRKKKGKPETDFTVRRKVLLVFMLGAMGLLAVRAFDLQVLRKQFLKQQGDMRHVSSVSVSAYRGMILDRNGEPLAISTPVQSIWVNPQELAGAEQADIRQMEKLLDLPDRKINNLIVPGTKRRFVYVKRRINPHLAAQVKALDVPGVYFEREFKRYYPAGPVSAHLVGFTNVDDVGQEGIELAYDSVLRGTAGSKRVIRDGKRQIIGDVEAISAPIDGRNVQLSIDERIQYLAYRELQSAVLEHRAKAAALVVLDAKTGEVLADANHPAFNPNTRTHLKGSAFRNRAITDVFEPGSTVKPFVIAAALDGGYIKPDLKIETNGIYRIGRNVVRDVHNYGTLDLTHVLKKSSNVATSIVALEMPPDYFWGIYNQLGFGNAAGIGFPGEASGSVLDYQRWNQFAQATLSFGYGMNASVLQLARAYTALADNGVLHSVSLLKRDRDPEAKRVFSEKTAQSIRTMLEQVVLKDGTAYQARVDGYRVAGKTGTAKKAGEGGYKEKKYLSIFVGMAPASDPRVVIAVMVDEPSAGAYYGGAVAGPVFSKVMAGALRILDVAPDQEETMPVLISKTPDLVAQ
- the ftsL gene encoding cell division protein FtsL codes for the protein MTETRSAILSLAGLLLLLLGSALGVIYSKYQSRLLFVEIQQQERELDRYEVEWGQLQLELTTLAEENRVEQIARDKLKLVMPERDKIIYLKP
- the rsmH gene encoding 16S rRNA (cytosine(1402)-N(4))-methyltransferase RsmH, with translation MEHSPVLFSEALQALAIKTDGIYIDCTFGRGGHSRGILNRLGPSGRLLALDRDADAIQSEWAREIASDKRFSLHHACFSSLQAIAEQEHVQGRVDGLLMDLGVSSPQLDTPERGFSFLYDGPLDMRMDHRSGLSAAQWLAEVDERDLVQVLFEFGEERFARRIARAIVEQRREQPLSTTRQLAELIVNSVPVREKHKHPATRTFQAIRIAVNRELEELKSGLEQAVDVLKPGGRLVVISFHSLEDRIAKRFIRAESGAKYDPGRLPIMESEIKKGILRKVGKAIKAGVDEVAKNPRSRSAIMRVAERL
- the mraZ gene encoding division/cell wall cluster transcriptional repressor MraZ; the protein is MLRGINPINLDAKGRFAIPTKYREELLESCDRQLIVTVAVDEHCVGENGCLWLYPLPEWEKVEQAILKKPTLNKMLTKLKRFLIGNATECEMDMQGRILLPEKLRTFASMDKKIMLVGQLNKFEIWNEEAWNAKEAEWMNSDDTEGLEELGSLYF
- the rsmI gene encoding 16S rRNA (cytidine(1402)-2'-O)-methyltransferase → MSSQCGKLYVVATPIGNLADFSFRAVDVLKEVDLIAAEDTRHVRMLLQHYGIANRLVSLHQHNEETASAGLLEKIRGGLDIALVSDAGTPLLSDPGMPLVRMAKDAGIEVSPIPGACALIAALSAAGLPVSRFIFEGFLPRTSSSRKTFFKERLNCESTWVFYESSHRILDALKDMSEILQADRQLVIAREITKLHETIVKRRLDEMLELVESDENMRKGEFVVIVEGAVIDKNNQALSAEHLSVLKILLNECSVKTAASLAAEITGAKKKVLYQAALEMMGKVKG